In Drosophila busckii strain San Diego stock center, stock number 13000-0081.31 chromosome 3R, ASM1175060v1, whole genome shotgun sequence, the sequence TACCCTTGGCACTGCACTGGCTTTTAGGGTTGATTTCTTTGCATTGCGTTTCTTTTACCTGTTTTGCTCTCGCGCGAGCGCTCTCCGAAGTTCTGAAGGCTTTGCGCAGCTGCCTCGAAAGGCAACGCCTTGGGCGAAGGGGCACGGGAcgagcagctgccacatgccgtcgtctgagcaaacaaaacaatcagcaacaaaaaaacgtCTGTAGCCAAGGATCTTGCAGACATTCGACCGCCTGTTGTGTGTGCCGAATTCACCCGAGACGCTGCCACGCGCCGCATATCAACATGGTAATCAGCCAGGAGTCTGCCTGTCCTTATGCTTGTTGTCCTGCTGTCGCAGTTTGCTGTTTTCTGTTTGACCCTGCAGCGTCTGTGGCACACATATATTCGCAACTGTTGGCTTGCCGCCGCAAAAACTTGCCGCCGCAAAAACCTGTCGCCAAGCCCCAACCGAAAGCAGCCAAACCTCATTGTAATTACTTCGATGCGAGCTGCTTTATCAAGCAGCTGCCTTTAATGCACCAAAGGCACAAGgtgcaataattattataataattgcattgcCTAACTTATGCAGCCGACCactaaataaaagcaacagtaacaattTAAGCTATCAAAAGTATTAAATGTCGCatagttgaaaaaaaaaaatacaaaaccaTGGtactttttctttatttttggaGCAGGTAGCAAGCGCAACAGACCATGTGCTAGTTCTCAAATTACTGAAGCCATCAGCACAGACAATAAACCCTTTGGCACTCTAATTCGCTCTTACAGTTGCTTCAAGCCCAGCACGTGACTCTGATCTATAGATTATTGAACTCTTTagtatatgaaaaaaatatatacatatgtatatatcaatcgcagcagcagctgttgtaaGAATTATTCCTAGAAGATTTCAAGTGCAAAGTGTTCCACAGAAAATCAATATGTGACaagaatttaaatcaaaggTCAAGTTCGACAAATTAATGGACGGCGCagagaaaatattttagcagaATACTTGAAAAGCTCTTTAGTATAGATTTTGAACCGAAAAGATACTAGGCCTGTGCtagaaacttttaaatttcatgaattaattaatacaaagttaatttaaggcttctatatttttttgtctttacttattttctcactattattttcatttgcagtaCGCCGTTCGCCTTCCTCATGTCCGGGTCCAAACAACTTGCCGCCCCTCCAGTTCCACACCGTGCATGGCGACAACATACGCATCTCAAGGGATGGGACACTAGCTCGTCGCTTTGAGAGCTTTTGCCGTGCAATTACGTTCTCGGCGCGTCCGGTGCGCATCAATGAGCGCATTTGCGTTAAGTTTGCGGAAATCTCGAACAACTGGAATGGCGGCATACGCTTTGGTTTCACATCCAATGATCCGGCCTCGCTGGAGGGCTCGCTGCCCAAGTACGCCTGTCCGGACCTCACAAATCGTCCGGGCTTCTGGGCCAAGGCGCTGCACGAGCAATACTGCGAAAAGGATAACATTTTGTATTACTATGTGAACAATGCCGGCGATGTGATCTACGGCATTAACAACGAGGAGAAGGGCGTCATACTGTCCGGCATCGATACACGCAGTCTACTCTGGACGGTGATAGACATTTACGGCAACTGCACGGGCATCGAGTTTCTGGATTCGCGCATTTACATgtatcagcaacagcagcagcagctgccgcaagCGTTGCCGCAACAgctgccccagcagcagcagcagcagcagcagcaagcctTGTCAGCGCATCATCCGCTGCAGCAGTCGCGCCGCTCGCTGCCCGGTGGCTTGGTGGAGCATGAACTGGAGCGTCATGTGATGCCCTCGCTACAGTCGCTGCACTTGGCTGGCGCGAATGCCGCACCTGGGGGCGTCATGGAGCACGACCTGGCCAATGGACTGCCGCCTTTGCGCTACAATGCCAACGGACGTCTCATTCCCGTGCCCTTCCACATCACAAAGGGACGCAATGTGCGACTCTCACACGACCGCTTTGTGGCCACGCGCACCGAGTCTGACTTTTGCCAGGGCTATGTGTTCACGGCGCGACCCATTCGCATTGGAGAGAAACTCATTGTGCAGGTGCTGAAGACAGAGCAGATGTATGTGGGCGCCTTGGCGCTGGGACTGACCTCGTGCAATCCGGCTGTGCTGCAGCCGAACGATCTGCCCAACGATTCGGACTTTCTGCTGGATCGCCCCGAATATTGGGTGGTGAGCAAGGACATTGCTGCGGCGCCGCAGCGTGGCGATGAGATCGCCTTCTTTGTGGCGCCCAATGGCGAGGTGAGCATCAGCAAGAACAACGGACCCGCTGTGGTCGTCATGCATGTGGATCAGTCGCTGCAGCTCTGGGCATTCCTGGACGTCTATGGCTCGACGCAATCCCTGCGCATGTTCCGTCAGCAGCTGCCCAATATGGTGGCCTATCCCTCGCAGCCACAGATAAGCGCAGCAAGCGCCGGCGCCACTGGAGCTGCTCCTCCAACTGCCTGCACCTCACGCATGCTGCCCATGGCCGCCGAGTCGTTGAATAGCTTGAATGCTGCgcagctgctcgctgctgcgccCAAGATGCAGCTAAATGTGGCACAGTCGAACAGCACGCTCGCCTCAGCTACCAACGGCAATGGCAGCCGCATGATCAGCATGCCCTCCAACGGTGATATACTGCAGATACAGCCCAATGGCGGTGGCACTGTCCTGGTCGTGAATCTGCCGCCCGCCAATAGCTCACATGATCTCAATGGACAGTTAACGGCGCGACAGTTGCCGaatgttgccagcagcaatgccaCAACGgttagcagcagcggcattcTCGCAGGCGCCTGCTCCAGCGGCACCATTatcagcaccaccagcagcagtcagcaatACATTGAGGTAAGTCTCCCAGACCATTTCGAAAGTTGAGCAAGTTAACTAACTCTACACTCTCATTGCTTATAGCCCGTCgcgcaaagcagcagcaccttGAATGGCAGCAAATGGAAGGACAGCTTGAGCGATCACCAGAGCAACGACTCCAGCGCTGAGTGCACCATCTGCTATGAGAATCAAATTGATTCCGTGCTCTATATGTGCGGACATATGTGCATGTGCTATGATTGCGCCATTGAGCAATGGCGTGGCGCCGGCGGCGGCCAGTGTCCGCTTTGTCGTGCCGTCATACGTGATGTCATACGCACCTATACTACGTAAAGCTGCCTGGTTACGTTACGCCCCAAAAGACGCAACCGTTTCCTAACTTTGCAACTCGCAATCGttttaagtaataaaaagaaaaaaacgcgcaaaacaaaaacagaacaAATATCAAACTCATCACTTTACTTTACTAAGTATTAGCAGTTCGTTTTGTTAGCAAATCGAGCCTGAGAGAAAACATactaaaaaagaaagaaaaacaatactAAGACAAAAGAGATATTTTTGCAAGACctactataaattaaaatatatgtacgcACTTTATTTATGGCTAAATTTAAGCACTAAACATATTGTAATGtctaagctaaatatttaattttttgtgattttattGCTAAGATGCTGCGGCGTAATCTAAAATTTCTGttcaaaatttagtttattttttgaaaaaacatTCAATAGCTTAGTTGTAAACCAAAGTATTCGCATAGAAagtcatttttttatattataaattgcaaaatttgaGTTGCAAAGCTGCTTAGTTTTTTCTTCAgttaaatgtgcaaaaaaaaatcgaaaagtttataatttggcctgtttaaatcaatttggTGCTAAATGTTTTggattgttaaataaaattgttacgatagaaatatatataaatattttgttgaagATTGCAGCAACTACACTATGTAAAATGCACAAAGAATTAATCAAAGGAGCAATATGTTTATTTCTACACATAGCTTACTGAATAGTTATATAGATGAACCAAAACCTTGACATTATATGGAAAAAACAGCTTGACTTAAGaccaaaaaaacacaaaataacaaaaaaaaaaaaaacacatgcaTAGAATTTGTTCAGCTAATTATTTTGCaccaaaacatataaaaaaaaactgttctAGCTAAGTTTATAATTGTAAGTACTTAAGTTAATTTCTAGTCAACGAATTATGCtgaagtttaagtttaaggcTTTCCTCCAACGTCAGTAGAAGGAAATGCACgctatgcaattttttatgagaagcattttaaaatatctaCAATTAGGTAGTGCACAGTTTTTAAAAAGACaactatgaaatttatatatttatagaacaAAAGACTTTGCTTGAAACAAATGTTAAGAACATGCAGTTAGAAAATTGCCAATAATATTTAACGaatcaataaaaacaagaaaagaaCAAATATGAACTTTACCTAagattgtattaaaataaaaaaaaaacactagcATACTGATGACAAAAAGCATGATTATTCTTATGGAAACGCAAgccttttaattttgttgtaagaaatggaaaataaaatgttttaagtaCCAGACACATATACATGTTATTGTcactacaaataaatatttttaattttttaaatgaatgccTAGTTGTGGAATAAAgaatatgtatttatgaaattatatatGATATGTATTTGTAAGACAATGCAATGCTGTAATACCATTAAACACTAAAGACgaacattaaacaaaaactggcATTTTCACTTGCtatttttacttttgaaaATTCAGAAGTTTccgaatattaaatttaaatgaaaaccgCGTTATCTTGAGAAATATGGCAAGGCGAGCATAAAAGTTAAGTTTTAGAGGATGGAGACCATAGAAAGTTACACCATCCAAAGTTTCTGATAGTATGACTGTCAGACACAGGCTAATCTgccaaacatatgtacatacatatataacttatgtatatgtatatttgtcgGTGCTCTATAAACTTTCgtcaacaaaaagtttttttgttaaaaaaaaaacatgttttaatttaaatatatttgaatttttttataattattttattgtctcATCGAGTTCTCCAATGTCATCTTCAGATGTGCTCTTGTTTCCCATATACGTAAACTTTTACGTGAACGTAAACAAACCACAGCTGATCGGTAATTTAGCAGTCACACGTTCTTCCTCCCCGTAATGCTTTTCAAACCTAGTTGTTCCTTCGCTTTGTTACTCTCAAACTTAATTCTTCCTCACCGTTGTGACTCTCAAACCTAATTTTCCTACTCCAACTGTGTGCGCGATATATCGAtagtgaaattaaattgtcaacatatcgatgttttattttaaaatcatgAACGAACATCGATATCTGtgtttcttttaaaatttacatcactaatatttttatagtgtGCGTGAAATTTTGTGGAAGAAAAATTGGTAAATTATTTCTTaactaatgcaaatatattcaacaaaatatagttaacgtgcgcaaataaataatatacgcGTGTGTGCATGTCAATTGAttgtgtatattaaaaaagtgTTGCACATATACACTTGCACACAGGTTGTACTgcatacacaacacacacacatatacacacaccaACAAACAACGTAGACAAAATACTAAACCCTCCCTcacttacaaatatttttccaGAGCAGTGTTGGCCGTCGCGGCAAGCGACCCAAATAAAGAAAgcgaacaacaaaacaaagcagagaTAAAGAAAGAACTACACACATACTCAAACAAGCACATACTGATCAACACATAGATAATCAAACAAGTGTGGAGAGAGCCCTAATTAAGTATTCTGAACATGGACGAGGCCAACATACAGGACAAGGAACGCTTCGCCAGTCGCGAGAACCATTGTGAAATTGAACGACGGCGACGCAATAAAATGACTGCCTATATAACGGAACTATCAGACATGGTGCCCACTTGCAGCGCATTGGCGCGCAAGCCCGACAAGCTGACCATCTTACGCATGGCCGTGGCACACATGAAGGCGCTGCGTGGCACTGGTAACACTAGCAGCGATGGCACCTACAAGCCCTCATTCCTAACAGACCAAGagttaaaacatttaatactCGAGGCAGCCGATGGTTTTCTGTTTGTTGTCTCCTGTGACTCGGGTCGTGTCATCTACGTGTCCGACTCAGTGACACCGGTGCTAAATTACACGCAAAGTGATTGGTATGGCACCAGTCTGTATGAACACATACATCCCGACGATAGGGAGAAGATACGCGAGCAGCTCTCCACCCAAGAGTCCCAGAACGCTGGTCGCATTTTGGATTTAAAATCGGGCACAGTCAAAAAGGAAGGTCATCAGTCGTCAATGCGTCTTAGCATGGGCGCACGACGTGGATTTATATGCCGCATGCGTGTTGGCAATGTTAATCCAGACGCCATGGTTTCTGGACATTTAAATCGCCTCAAGCAGCGAAATTCGCTGGGACCGTCCAGAGATGGCTCCAACTATGCAGTGGTCCACTGCACTGGTTACATCAAGAACTGGCCGCCCACTGATATGTTTCCCAACATGCACATGGAACGCGATGTGGACGACATGGCCTCGCATTGCTGCCTGGTTGCCATAGGGCGTCTGCAAGTAACTTCAACGGCCGCTAACGACATGACGGGCAATAACAATCAGAGCGAATTCATCACGCGCCATGCACTTGATGGCAAATTTACGTTTGTGGATCAGCGCGTGTTGCAAGTGCTCGGCTACACGCCCACCGAGTTGTTGGGAAAAATATGCTATGACTTCTTCCATCCCGAGGATCAGAGTCACATGAAGGAGAGCTTCGATCAGGTGCTGAAACAAAAGGGGCAAATGTTCTCACTACTTTATCGTGCGCGCGCCAAAAGCAACGAATTTGTCTGGTTGCGCACGCAGGCCTATGCCTTCCTCAATCCCTATACAGATGAGGTAGAGTATATTGTGTGCACCAATAGCTCCGGCAAAACTTTGCATGGCGCTACgcctgaacaacaacaaccaacggatccgcagcagcagcagcaacaac encodes:
- the LOC108603352 gene encoding protein neuralized isoform X2, with the translated sequence MGQSASKIVRRSPSSCPGPNNLPPLQFHTVHGDNIRISRDGTLARRFESFCRAITFSARPVRINERICVKFAEISNNWNGGIRFGFTSNDPASLEGSLPKYACPDLTNRPGFWAKALHEQYCEKDNILYYYVNNAGDVIYGINNEEKGVILSGIDTRSLLWTVIDIYGNCTGIEFLDSRIYMYQQQQQQLPQALPQQLPQQQQQQQQQALSAHHPLQQSRRSLPGGLVEHELERHVMPSLQSLHLAGANAAPGGVMEHDLANGLPPLRYNANGRLIPVPFHITKGRNVRLSHDRFVATRTESDFCQGYVFTARPIRIGEKLIVQVLKTEQMYVGALALGLTSCNPAVLQPNDLPNDSDFLLDRPEYWVVSKDIAAAPQRGDEIAFFVAPNGEVSISKNNGPAVVVMHVDQSLQLWAFLDVYGSTQSLRMFRQQLPNMVAYPSQPQISAASAGATGAAPPTACTSRMLPMAAESLNSLNAAQLLAAAPKMQLNVAQSNSTLASATNGNGSRMISMPSNGDILQIQPNGGGTVLVVNLPPANSSHDLNGQLTARQLPNVASSNATTVSSSGILAGACSSGTIISTTSSSQQYIEPVAQSSSTLNGSKWKDSLSDHQSNDSSAECTICYENQIDSVLYMCGHMCMCYDCAIEQWRGAGGGQCPLCRAVIRDVIRTYTT
- the LOC108603352 gene encoding protein neuralized isoform X1, which produces MGLSDIPANYMQQGSHATLQLQHHHHHHHHHNSTAAAAAAAAAHVLAMESSELMMSPKDKMSSKKKMHLLKKIKKRFGLVRRSPSSCPGPNNLPPLQFHTVHGDNIRISRDGTLARRFESFCRAITFSARPVRINERICVKFAEISNNWNGGIRFGFTSNDPASLEGSLPKYACPDLTNRPGFWAKALHEQYCEKDNILYYYVNNAGDVIYGINNEEKGVILSGIDTRSLLWTVIDIYGNCTGIEFLDSRIYMYQQQQQQLPQALPQQLPQQQQQQQQQALSAHHPLQQSRRSLPGGLVEHELERHVMPSLQSLHLAGANAAPGGVMEHDLANGLPPLRYNANGRLIPVPFHITKGRNVRLSHDRFVATRTESDFCQGYVFTARPIRIGEKLIVQVLKTEQMYVGALALGLTSCNPAVLQPNDLPNDSDFLLDRPEYWVVSKDIAAAPQRGDEIAFFVAPNGEVSISKNNGPAVVVMHVDQSLQLWAFLDVYGSTQSLRMFRQQLPNMVAYPSQPQISAASAGATGAAPPTACTSRMLPMAAESLNSLNAAQLLAAAPKMQLNVAQSNSTLASATNGNGSRMISMPSNGDILQIQPNGGGTVLVVNLPPANSSHDLNGQLTARQLPNVASSNATTVSSSGILAGACSSGTIISTTSSSQQYIEPVAQSSSTLNGSKWKDSLSDHQSNDSSAECTICYENQIDSVLYMCGHMCMCYDCAIEQWRGAGGGQCPLCRAVIRDVIRTYTT
- the LOC108603353 gene encoding aryl hydrocarbon receptor nuclear translocator homolog, whose product is MDEANIQDKERFASRENHCEIERRRRNKMTAYITELSDMVPTCSALARKPDKLTILRMAVAHMKALRGTGNTSSDGTYKPSFLTDQELKHLILEAADGFLFVVSCDSGRVIYVSDSVTPVLNYTQSDWYGTSLYEHIHPDDREKIREQLSTQESQNAGRILDLKSGTVKKEGHQSSMRLSMGARRGFICRMRVGNVNPDAMVSGHLNRLKQRNSLGPSRDGSNYAVVHCTGYIKNWPPTDMFPNMHMERDVDDMASHCCLVAIGRLQVTSTAANDMTGNNNQSEFITRHALDGKFTFVDQRVLQVLGYTPTELLGKICYDFFHPEDQSHMKESFDQVLKQKGQMFSLLYRARAKSNEFVWLRTQAYAFLNPYTDEVEYIVCTNSSGKTLHGATPEQQQPTDPQQQQQQQQHVYVQAPGVDYTLQPPRREITPTGGDAIYQLHMQAPPRPASAQNTPVGYSYDTTHSPYGAAASGGGPSPLAKIPKSGGSPTPNAWGALRPTPQQQAQPTAAEAYPAYQQSSPTRSPSGPTYTQLSAGNGQQQQQQQQQQQQRQQQQQASAYQAAPAPTAWDWQQAHPHAHPHTHPHAHHAHPHAHAHPGAAVVAAGSAQQPQGQEFSEMLQMLDHNGTATFEDLNINMFNTPFE